From Candidatus Manganitrophus morganii, the proteins below share one genomic window:
- a CDS encoding LPP20 family lipoprotein, translated as MKRFTRFILLLGSVVLPLFDMTAIGLAAEKPDWVDGPSENYPEASFLIGVGSGDTRQRAEESAYAALARIFRAEIRSATHEREDFRQTEKGKRIEIDRTIDLRNQTEVSTQKVLEQVRIAERWTDSVSKVHYALAVLDRAKSASALRQKSLDAEMEAKEWEARAKKSADPLEQARALHKALLAARLTELYESDLRIIQPTGRGDGLKVSAAALDDQLKALLNRSFKVNVQIDGPQATAVRDAILAGLHDKGFIGGGEGDLLIKGNVGLEEADLKDPKWHYIRWSADLTLTQKEGQKEFGRIQRSGKEGHLTPKEAERKALSALQRELSETVGDNVLKLIYGE; from the coding sequence ATGAAACGCTTCACCCGGTTTATTCTGCTCTTGGGCAGTGTGGTACTCCCTCTCTTCGACATGACGGCAATCGGTCTCGCTGCCGAGAAACCCGATTGGGTCGACGGACCCAGCGAAAATTATCCCGAGGCATCTTTCTTGATCGGCGTCGGCTCCGGCGATACCCGGCAACGGGCGGAAGAGAGCGCCTATGCCGCGCTGGCCCGCATCTTCCGGGCCGAAATCCGCTCGGCCACCCACGAGCGGGAGGATTTCCGGCAGACCGAAAAGGGAAAGCGGATCGAGATCGATCGGACGATTGATCTGCGAAACCAGACCGAGGTCTCCACCCAGAAAGTGCTCGAGCAGGTCCGGATCGCGGAGCGGTGGACCGACTCCGTCTCTAAAGTCCACTATGCCTTGGCGGTGTTGGACCGGGCGAAGAGCGCTTCGGCGCTCCGCCAAAAATCGCTCGACGCCGAAATGGAAGCGAAAGAATGGGAAGCGCGGGCGAAAAAATCGGCCGACCCGCTTGAGCAGGCGCGGGCCCTCCACAAAGCGCTGCTGGCCGCCCGGCTGACCGAGTTATATGAATCGGATCTTCGGATCATCCAGCCGACCGGGCGGGGGGACGGCCTCAAGGTCAGCGCCGCCGCCCTCGATGACCAACTGAAGGCCCTTTTAAACCGCTCCTTTAAAGTGAATGTCCAGATCGACGGTCCGCAAGCGACGGCCGTTCGCGATGCCATCCTCGCCGGACTTCACGATAAAGGGTTCATCGGCGGGGGGGAGGGCGATCTGCTCATCAAGGGAAATGTCGGACTGGAAGAAGCCGATCTGAAAGATCCGAAATGGCACTATATTCGGTGGTCCGCCGATCTGACACTCACCCAAAAGGAGGGTCAGAAAGAGTTTGGCCGCATTCAAAGGTCAGGGAAAGAAGGCCATCTCACCCCCAAAGAAGCGGAGCGGAAGGCGCTGTCCGCCCTCCAAAGGGAGCTCTCCGAAACAGTCGGCGACAATGTCTTAAAACTCATCTACGGAGAATAA
- a CDS encoding formylglycine-generating enzyme family protein, with amino-acid sequence MKVVGILIGMGIFFLVLVLVSISRMNTIRSEAKAMRERQAPRVTIPAPDPVRFSHLRIAKLGRDGAPMVFIQGGTLWRGAKEEGEFDEKPAREVTINSYFIDLYEVTNAQYQQFVEKTNRHRQEVMVFFDDVSVLFQPDLPAVGVSWFDADAFCAWNGKRLPTEVEWEHAARGEEEHPWPWGGDYADGYANARGEDDGFAYTAPVGTFEAGRSPFGLYDMSGNVLEWVFDWYDEFYYKDGQVTHPKGPEVGMAKAVRGGSWDNVGSDVRTTKRYAVAPYRKEATIGFRCAMDAPNAPPSPVATTSKETSLKKN; translated from the coding sequence ATGAAGGTCGTTGGTATTCTCATCGGGATGGGCATTTTCTTCCTCGTGCTGGTCCTCGTTTCTATTTCGCGCATGAATACGATCCGCTCCGAAGCCAAGGCCATGCGTGAACGCCAAGCCCCGCGAGTGACGATTCCCGCCCCCGATCCCGTCCGGTTCAGCCATTTGAGAATTGCCAAGCTCGGGAGAGACGGCGCGCCGATGGTCTTCATCCAGGGAGGGACTCTCTGGAGAGGGGCCAAAGAAGAGGGAGAATTCGATGAAAAGCCGGCGCGCGAAGTGACGATCAACTCTTACTTCATCGATCTCTATGAAGTCACCAACGCCCAGTATCAGCAATTCGTCGAGAAGACCAACCGCCACCGGCAGGAGGTGATGGTTTTTTTTGACGATGTCTCCGTCTTATTTCAACCGGATCTCCCCGCCGTCGGCGTCTCCTGGTTTGATGCCGACGCCTTTTGCGCCTGGAACGGAAAGCGACTCCCCACCGAGGTGGAGTGGGAACATGCCGCCCGCGGCGAGGAAGAACACCCTTGGCCTTGGGGAGGGGATTATGCCGACGGTTATGCGAATGCGCGCGGCGAAGACGACGGCTTTGCTTATACCGCCCCGGTCGGAACCTTCGAAGCCGGCCGGAGCCCGTTCGGCCTTTACGATATGTCCGGAAACGTCCTCGAGTGGGTCTTCGATTGGTATGATGAATTTTATTATAAAGACGGGCAAGTGACCCATCCGAAAGGGCCCGAGGTCGGCATGGCCAAAGCGGTGCGGGGGGGCTCTTGGGACAATGTCGGAAGCGACGTCCGGACCACCAAACGGTATGCCGTCGCCCCGTACCGAAAAGAGGCGACCATCGGTTTTCGCTGCGCCATGGACGCCCCGAACGCCCCCCCCTCTCCAGTCGCAACCACCTCGAAAGAAACCTCTCTTAAGAAGAATTAA
- a CDS encoding sigma-54 dependent transcriptional regulator, translating into MTKTILQIDLRDNCAHPDPCSNLKQIITDHLPGERVQLIGASALPSAEALSIQAPHLILLQSSSEEIAAEAVFSFRRLGYFVPVLWLSCQGPLINLAPLNQVLQVADDFLFCPFQPGDLIARIQKWLQLEDRSAAERLKIDLGMGSLIGESAPFIKVLRQISLLARCDATVLLSGETGTGKELAARAIHYLSARAGGPFIPVNCSALPETLLENELFGHTKGAYTDASLPQRGLIAEAESGTLLLDEIDGLSLTAQAKILRFLQEGEYRPLGGRQALQADVRIVAATNANLIEKVKAGTFREDLYFRLYILSLSLPPLRERPEDIPLLAKYFLKKYCRRFRSDYKILSPAALMKLSSYAWPGNVRELEAVIQRAIVHSPVSLIQAEEIDLPTAVQMPSKRDPPFQALKRRTIDTFEKSYLCQLLMTHRGNISRAAKEAGKDRRAFRRLMEKHGLVRQHFINAGQGDAQVI; encoded by the coding sequence ATGACAAAAACCATTTTGCAGATTGATCTCAGAGACAACTGCGCACATCCTGATCCTTGCTCTAACCTGAAGCAGATCATCACAGACCACCTCCCCGGGGAACGGGTTCAACTGATCGGCGCATCGGCCCTCCCTTCAGCGGAGGCCTTGTCGATTCAGGCGCCCCACCTGATTTTACTTCAATCTTCTTCGGAAGAGATCGCTGCAGAAGCGGTCTTCTCTTTTCGGCGGCTCGGCTACTTTGTGCCTGTCCTCTGGCTCTCCTGCCAGGGTCCGTTGATTAACCTTGCACCCTTGAATCAAGTCCTTCAGGTCGCGGACGATTTTCTCTTCTGCCCCTTTCAGCCGGGCGATTTGATCGCCCGCATACAAAAGTGGCTTCAGCTCGAAGACCGGAGCGCCGCCGAGCGGTTGAAAATCGATCTTGGAATGGGTTCTCTCATCGGCGAGAGCGCTCCATTTATAAAAGTGCTCCGCCAGATCAGCCTGCTGGCCCGATGTGACGCGACCGTCCTCCTCTCCGGGGAGACGGGAACCGGGAAAGAGCTCGCCGCCCGTGCGATTCATTACCTGAGCGCCCGCGCAGGGGGGCCGTTTATTCCGGTGAACTGCTCCGCGCTTCCCGAAACCCTCCTGGAAAATGAGCTCTTCGGGCATACCAAGGGGGCCTATACTGACGCCTCGCTCCCGCAGCGGGGCCTGATCGCAGAGGCGGAGTCGGGCACCTTGCTCCTCGATGAAATCGACGGATTGAGCCTGACCGCTCAAGCCAAAATCCTCCGTTTTCTCCAGGAAGGGGAGTATCGGCCGCTGGGGGGACGACAAGCGCTCCAGGCCGATGTCCGGATCGTGGCGGCGACAAATGCAAACCTGATTGAGAAGGTCAAGGCGGGGACCTTCCGTGAAGACCTCTACTTTCGCCTGTATATCCTCTCGCTCTCTTTGCCCCCCCTCCGGGAGCGGCCGGAAGATATTCCGCTGCTCGCCAAGTACTTTTTAAAAAAATATTGCCGGCGCTTTCGGAGCGATTATAAAATCCTCTCACCGGCGGCCCTGATGAAGCTCTCCTCCTACGCGTGGCCCGGCAATGTCAGAGAGCTGGAAGCGGTGATCCAGCGTGCGATTGTCCACTCCCCGGTCTCCTTGATCCAGGCCGAAGAGATCGACCTTCCGACCGCCGTTCAGATGCCGTCCAAACGGGACCCTCCTTTCCAAGCGCTGAAGCGGCGAACGATCGACACTTTCGAGAAGTCCTACCTCTGCCAGCTCTTGATGACCCATCGGGGGAACATCTCCCGCGCCGCAAAAGAGGCCGGGAAAGATCGGAGGGCCTTCCGGCGGCTGATGGAAAAACATGGTTTGGTCCGGCAACATTTCATCAATGCGGGACAAGGCGACGCTCAGGTTATTTAA
- a CDS encoding phage baseplate assembly protein V: protein MDERMARYVERAEGKYWGKYRGFVQDNNDPEQLGRLKVTVPSLLADAVSGWAWPAVPYAGAGIGFFFMPQVGDLVWVEFIEGELDHPLWTGCSWGKPGGQSELPEEALQSYPQQQVIKTPSGNVIIINDSSGSESITVRTKEGTEIVIDRSGQKITIQADSVIAQGSSEMPEELATKTFVQTIFDTHTHPSGVGPTGPPLVLSTTNPKSITRVLKAE, encoded by the coding sequence ATGGACGAAAGAATGGCCCGGTATGTCGAGCGGGCCGAAGGGAAATATTGGGGAAAATATCGCGGGTTCGTTCAGGATAATAACGATCCGGAACAGCTCGGACGGCTGAAGGTGACCGTGCCGAGTCTTCTTGCGGACGCCGTGAGCGGCTGGGCCTGGCCCGCCGTCCCGTATGCCGGCGCGGGAATCGGCTTCTTTTTCATGCCGCAGGTCGGCGATCTGGTCTGGGTTGAATTTATCGAAGGAGAGCTCGACCATCCGCTCTGGACCGGCTGCAGTTGGGGGAAGCCGGGGGGGCAGAGCGAACTCCCCGAGGAGGCGCTTCAATCGTACCCGCAGCAGCAGGTCATCAAGACGCCGTCGGGAAATGTGATCATCATCAACGACAGCTCGGGAAGCGAGTCGATCACGGTTCGAACGAAGGAGGGGACCGAGATTGTCATCGATCGAAGCGGCCAGAAGATCACGATCCAGGCCGATTCGGTGATCGCGCAGGGATCGTCCGAGATGCCGGAGGAATTGGCGACAAAAACCTTCGTCCAGACGATATTCGATACGCATACCCATCCGAGCGGCGTCGGGCCGACCGGGCCGCCGCTGGTTCTTTCCACCACCAATCCAAAATCGATCACGCGGGTTCTCAAGGCAGAATAG
- a CDS encoding GPW/gp25 family protein, which translates to MAPYLGNLKSNEFHDLANQKGQCQISEILTQKFFTPDTVEQAVAEGFEPCFFCIGTFADLGLSPLGAPITSPSDLTGQDEGAGMVLLEWTYADDIEAQKIAFDIFSSPDPLDPFRTLRAGNLKVTSALIPGFAEGGHYYFTVIAKRGGAYSLPSKTIPLFVQPVQAPIFTSPGGGGPPSVPSGLGFPFQIDGTGGVYAQGGDPLLRGKILQLLLTSPGERVNLPEYGTRLRDLVFDPNNDILAATTEFMVNRALQRYLGDELQVDQVAVKNEESTLQVEIVYVRKADLRMERLRIGLPIP; encoded by the coding sequence ATGGCCCCTTATCTCGGCAATCTGAAGAGCAACGAGTTTCACGATCTGGCGAACCAGAAAGGGCAGTGTCAGATTTCGGAAATTTTGACGCAGAAGTTCTTCACCCCGGATACGGTGGAGCAGGCGGTCGCCGAGGGATTTGAGCCGTGCTTTTTCTGCATCGGGACGTTCGCCGACCTGGGGTTGTCCCCCTTGGGCGCGCCGATCACATCCCCTTCCGATCTGACCGGCCAAGACGAGGGGGCCGGGATGGTCTTGCTGGAATGGACTTATGCCGACGACATCGAAGCGCAAAAAATCGCGTTTGACATCTTCTCCAGCCCCGACCCGCTCGATCCCTTCCGGACGCTTCGCGCCGGGAATCTTAAGGTCACCTCGGCGTTGATCCCCGGCTTTGCAGAGGGGGGGCATTATTACTTCACGGTGATCGCCAAGCGGGGGGGGGCTTACAGCCTTCCTTCGAAAACGATTCCTCTTTTCGTTCAGCCGGTCCAGGCGCCGATCTTCACCTCCCCCGGAGGGGGCGGGCCGCCGTCGGTTCCGAGCGGGCTCGGCTTTCCGTTTCAGATTGATGGGACCGGGGGGGTCTACGCGCAAGGGGGCGATCCGCTGTTGCGGGGGAAGATCCTCCAGCTGCTTCTGACGTCGCCGGGGGAGCGGGTGAACCTGCCGGAGTACGGAACCCGCCTGCGCGATCTGGTCTTCGATCCGAACAACGACATCCTGGCGGCGACGACCGAGTTCATGGTCAACCGGGCGCTCCAGCGTTACCTGGGAGACGAATTGCAGGTCGATCAGGTCGCCGTCAAAAACGAAGAGAGCACGCTGCAGGTCGAAATCGTCTACGTCCGGAAAGCCGATCTGCGGATGGAGCGGCTGCGGATCGGGCTGCCGATTCCGTAG
- a CDS encoding Ig domain-containing protein, whose amino-acid sequence MTQSISRDSFNELKNYLGVYLQQGRVILDADWNENQDIFVSFLRRMSREAIGDGSPNRGFAVDPIFPLPIETLVEKATPPGGGSPDLEQCAGEVCSAIMVEAIRLIFSMIFGPLLFFLNFPGKKFDDMESLEGFILSSPQGTLRIGKDGPYEGKGFLRLSGHAGAVTITKTFTNLKDLSADEVLTFRYRLNQQSAGTIKFFLEDDDGNRTVWLTQNSGAAKEVWVAGFAAPLDVSFHITTDDLPDAGRNQSYSGGTIFSFGGAIPITWSVLSGSLPAGLTLAPSGSGDNSKSAKISGTPTTAGSATFTVQAVDNNGVVATKLFTLQVLDPAPAQPPIPPINPADLIAALVKFELPTGTPADLTQIRKYGFEVYQDGTNPLVWDFDDLRIAGENLLETIGVNNFIIRGSEFSEFLGIFSLFGMFGALSEEEEGGGGGGGGGEDEGLANLLELMNTQFEFTHPSIENAGRMYVAGFPCVLVRDTLYSEQADPNDPSLTPPPAGEVRKDMVYLDVWQEPVTYVEDPEIREIALGGPDTTTRLRVKYRVRVNQGGGLPEGQGIGKGTLATEGVYTGEANRLYRIEIDTAGNIGTATFRWSEENAATIQRVIAPIPAGSKEVVVEDASAFHPGELILISKEFGSEMHQIQSVFGNVITLNDPVGGQLSLLPAASKVLNFTGFSMEDRPKIARWNAFKVPIPADPADSTVSAAIPLNDGVAIRFGGNQMRRGDDWIFKTRFLAGDEPSGINPETRIEPLSFVLPHGVRHYYAPLAILTRDGDAPEPDKILDFQDKRQRAGNASTVDKPIADLSAFTGENTDHFLGGIVLPPASKGSKFLVFWSGELFLTGAVPLNSHLEIRAAFYNDEMTDPTTEPDKGKIQDKTMKIPLRRKQTGVEIPIQMLFVNSDAGFLFVPNSFIPTSVQLFARVDQNGFSVELVNMRLTVLELKKSF is encoded by the coding sequence ATGACCCAATCGATTTCGCGCGACAGCTTCAACGAGCTTAAAAATTACCTGGGGGTCTACCTCCAGCAGGGGCGGGTGATCCTCGACGCCGACTGGAACGAGAACCAGGATATCTTCGTCTCGTTCCTTCGGCGGATGAGCCGCGAGGCGATCGGCGACGGGAGTCCCAACCGGGGGTTTGCCGTCGATCCGATCTTCCCCCTCCCGATCGAAACGCTGGTTGAGAAAGCGACCCCGCCGGGGGGCGGCAGTCCTGATCTAGAGCAGTGCGCCGGCGAGGTCTGCAGCGCGATCATGGTTGAAGCGATCCGGCTCATCTTCAGCATGATCTTCGGCCCGCTTCTTTTCTTCCTCAACTTTCCCGGCAAGAAGTTCGATGATATGGAGTCGCTCGAAGGTTTTATCCTCTCCTCCCCGCAAGGGACCCTGCGGATCGGAAAAGACGGCCCTTACGAGGGAAAAGGTTTCTTGAGGCTTTCCGGCCATGCCGGGGCGGTCACGATCACCAAGACCTTCACCAATCTGAAAGACCTCTCGGCGGATGAAGTCCTCACCTTCCGTTACCGGTTGAACCAGCAGTCGGCCGGGACGATCAAGTTTTTCCTCGAAGATGACGACGGCAACCGGACCGTCTGGTTGACCCAGAACAGCGGGGCGGCCAAAGAGGTCTGGGTGGCCGGGTTCGCGGCCCCCCTCGATGTCAGCTTCCACATCACCACCGATGATCTTCCCGACGCCGGTCGGAATCAAAGCTACAGCGGGGGGACGATCTTCAGCTTCGGCGGGGCGATCCCGATCACCTGGTCGGTTTTATCGGGGAGCCTGCCGGCGGGTTTGACCTTGGCGCCGTCGGGCAGCGGCGACAACTCAAAGAGCGCGAAGATCAGCGGCACCCCGACCACCGCCGGCAGCGCCACTTTTACCGTCCAGGCGGTCGACAATAACGGGGTGGTCGCGACGAAGCTCTTCACATTGCAAGTGCTCGATCCCGCGCCGGCCCAGCCCCCCATTCCGCCGATCAATCCGGCTGACCTGATCGCCGCGCTCGTCAAATTCGAGCTTCCGACAGGCACCCCGGCCGATCTGACGCAGATCCGGAAATACGGCTTCGAGGTCTACCAAGACGGGACAAACCCATTGGTGTGGGACTTCGACGATCTTCGAATCGCCGGCGAAAATCTCCTGGAGACGATCGGGGTCAACAACTTCATTATCCGGGGCTCGGAGTTTTCCGAGTTCCTCGGGATCTTCTCCCTCTTCGGGATGTTCGGCGCGCTGAGCGAGGAAGAAGAGGGGGGCGGCGGAGGAGGTGGCGGCGGAGAGGACGAAGGGCTGGCCAATCTTCTGGAGCTGATGAACACCCAGTTCGAGTTTACCCATCCCAGCATTGAAAACGCCGGACGGATGTATGTCGCCGGGTTTCCCTGCGTTCTGGTCAGGGACACCCTCTACTCCGAGCAGGCCGATCCGAACGATCCGTCGCTGACGCCTCCCCCCGCCGGGGAGGTTCGGAAGGACATGGTCTACCTCGACGTCTGGCAGGAGCCGGTGACCTATGTGGAAGATCCCGAGATCCGCGAGATCGCCCTGGGCGGCCCCGACACGACGACCCGCCTTCGCGTGAAATACCGGGTCCGGGTGAATCAGGGAGGGGGGCTTCCGGAGGGGCAGGGGATCGGGAAGGGGACCCTTGCGACGGAAGGCGTTTACACCGGCGAGGCGAACCGCCTTTATCGGATCGAGATCGATACGGCCGGCAACATCGGCACGGCGACCTTCCGCTGGTCGGAGGAGAACGCCGCGACGATCCAGCGGGTGATCGCGCCGATCCCGGCGGGATCAAAGGAGGTCGTCGTCGAGGATGCGTCGGCGTTTCATCCGGGCGAGCTGATCCTGATCTCGAAAGAGTTCGGAAGCGAGATGCACCAGATCCAATCGGTCTTCGGAAATGTGATCACGCTGAACGATCCGGTCGGCGGACAGCTCTCGCTCCTGCCGGCGGCGTCGAAGGTGCTCAACTTCACCGGCTTCTCGATGGAAGACCGGCCGAAGATCGCGCGGTGGAACGCCTTTAAAGTTCCGATCCCCGCCGACCCGGCCGATTCGACGGTTTCCGCGGCGATCCCGTTGAACGACGGGGTGGCGATCCGGTTCGGCGGCAACCAGATGCGCCGGGGCGATGACTGGATCTTCAAGACCCGCTTCCTCGCCGGGGATGAGCCGTCGGGGATCAACCCGGAGACCCGGATCGAGCCGTTGAGCTTCGTGCTGCCTCACGGCGTCCGGCACTACTATGCGCCGCTCGCGATCCTGACCCGCGACGGCGATGCGCCCGAGCCGGACAAGATCCTCGATTTCCAAGACAAACGGCAGCGGGCGGGGAATGCCTCCACCGTCGATAAGCCGATCGCGGATCTTTCCGCCTTTACCGGTGAGAATACCGATCACTTCCTGGGGGGAATCGTCCTTCCTCCGGCCTCGAAGGGGAGCAAGTTTTTGGTCTTCTGGTCGGGGGAGCTCTTTCTTACGGGGGCGGTGCCGCTCAACTCGCACCTGGAGATCCGGGCCGCTTTTTACAACGACGAGATGACCGATCCGACGACCGAACCGGACAAGGGGAAGATCCAGGACAAGACGATGAAGATCCCGCTCCGGCGGAAGCAGACCGGCGTGGAGATCCCGATCCAGATGCTCTTCGTCAACAGCGACGCCGGTTTCCTCTTTGTCCCGAACAGCTTTATCCCGACGTCGGTCCAGCTTTTCGCCCGGGTGGACCAGAACGGCTTCAGCGTGGAGCTGGTGAACATGCGGTTGACGGTGTTAGAGTTGAAGAAGAGCTTTTAA
- a CDS encoding putative baseplate assembly protein produces the protein MSGPQPPKITTLRRRPVIDYVTKDYEGFRQGMLNQIPLLLPNWTDRSESDFGVALIELYAYVADILSYYQDRIANEAYLPSATQRRSVVELLRLIDYRIDPGLAASVWIHFDCSADVTVGGTALPYRLKTAGVPGEPDRNFEVTQEFSLKQLNSGIDLAISAVGLTALAAETQSIDLRRTDHALAEGMALYFEEKRQQPDGAFKIRRSPMLEMIKIEPAGVDVDRITWLPPLPEPFDPAKTTLKGNNIVATHGESVFDEPLFIGDGAPGQRMTLSRKPVTHLVKMGPFTRRRSRPELEVRVDGVLWDEVETFFQSTPSDLHYVTFIDENDTLTITFGTGQRGSVVPAGAEVKGVYRIGLGSEGNVGSDTLTVALSAVPQITKITNPFNAEGGADRETTEEAKISGPGSIIAQERAVTLHDYELLANAFPGVGKAKARVGLRGGYKVVQVYIAPENPTVIPPPFASGALKEALKGHLEARQPVNRMAGVDVLDPIYVPVDISVDVYLKADAGQEAVRKAVLAILHDLLSFARLAFGQPIRVGEVFAALHPVEGVAYVLLKRLARSGLPPVTHHEGCDFADVPIGENELAYEGLLTVNLFGGIR, from the coding sequence ATGTCCGGACCCCAGCCCCCCAAAATCACCACCCTTCGCCGCCGTCCCGTCATCGATTACGTGACGAAGGATTATGAAGGATTCCGGCAGGGGATGCTCAATCAAATTCCCCTGCTGCTGCCGAATTGGACCGACCGGAGCGAGAGCGACTTCGGCGTCGCCCTGATCGAGCTTTATGCCTACGTCGCCGACATTCTCAGCTATTATCAAGACCGGATCGCGAACGAAGCGTATCTTCCGTCGGCGACCCAGCGGCGCTCGGTGGTGGAGCTGCTCCGTCTGATCGACTATCGGATCGACCCGGGGCTGGCGGCGTCGGTCTGGATCCATTTCGACTGCTCGGCGGACGTGACCGTCGGCGGGACGGCGCTCCCCTATCGGCTCAAGACCGCCGGGGTGCCGGGGGAGCCCGACCGGAACTTCGAGGTCACGCAGGAATTTTCCTTGAAGCAGCTGAACAGCGGGATCGATCTGGCGATCTCGGCGGTCGGCCTGACGGCGCTGGCGGCGGAGACCCAATCGATCGATCTTCGGCGGACCGATCATGCGCTTGCCGAGGGGATGGCGCTCTACTTCGAAGAAAAACGCCAGCAGCCCGACGGCGCATTTAAAATCCGGCGCTCGCCGATGCTCGAAATGATCAAAATCGAGCCGGCGGGGGTCGATGTCGATCGGATCACCTGGCTTCCCCCCCTTCCGGAGCCGTTCGATCCGGCGAAGACGACGCTGAAGGGGAACAACATCGTCGCCACGCATGGCGAGTCGGTTTTCGACGAGCCGCTCTTTATCGGCGACGGCGCCCCCGGACAACGGATGACCCTCTCGCGCAAACCGGTGACCCATTTGGTGAAAATGGGGCCGTTCACCCGGCGGCGGTCGCGGCCCGAGCTGGAGGTCCGCGTCGACGGCGTCCTCTGGGACGAGGTCGAGACCTTCTTTCAGAGCACGCCGTCCGATCTGCACTATGTCACCTTCATCGATGAGAACGACACCCTCACGATCACCTTCGGGACCGGCCAGCGGGGGAGCGTCGTTCCCGCCGGGGCGGAGGTGAAGGGGGTCTACCGGATCGGGCTGGGAAGCGAGGGGAATGTCGGCTCCGACACCTTGACGGTCGCCCTCTCCGCCGTTCCCCAGATCACCAAGATCACCAACCCTTTCAACGCCGAGGGGGGGGCCGACCGGGAAACGACCGAAGAGGCGAAGATCTCCGGACCGGGATCGATCATCGCGCAGGAGCGCGCCGTCACGCTCCACGATTATGAGCTGCTGGCGAACGCGTTTCCCGGCGTCGGAAAAGCGAAGGCGCGGGTGGGGCTTCGCGGCGGCTACAAGGTGGTCCAGGTCTACATCGCGCCGGAGAATCCGACCGTGATCCCGCCGCCGTTCGCAAGCGGCGCATTGAAGGAAGCGCTCAAGGGGCATCTTGAAGCGCGCCAGCCGGTGAATCGAATGGCGGGGGTCGATGTCCTCGATCCGATTTATGTTCCGGTCGATATCTCGGTCGATGTCTACCTCAAGGCCGATGCAGGGCAGGAGGCGGTGCGAAAAGCGGTCTTGGCGATTCTCCACGATCTGCTGAGTTTCGCCCGGCTGGCGTTCGGCCAGCCGATTCGGGTCGGAGAGGTCTTTGCGGCGCTCCATCCGGTCGAAGGGGTCGCCTATGTTCTCTTGAAGCGGCTGGCGCGAAGCGGCCTGCCGCCGGTCACCCACCATGAGGGGTGTGACTTCGCCGATGTCCCGATCGGAGAGAACGAATTGGCGTACGAAGGGCTTCTCACCGTGAACCTCTTTGGAGGCATTCGATGA